One part of the Mesorhizobium sp. M4B.F.Ca.ET.058.02.1.1 genome encodes these proteins:
- a CDS encoding ATP-binding protein — MTTARHIVTLLKSHIAGDEDRFLSIAMQLAAHEARQGHGKLAQELKDLVDAAKSRDARIVKSSRPVPLFQPKGELAGLLHVRYPDLRLTDMILPDSLRSRLHRVLGEQRQQASLREHGLVPRRKLLLVGPPGSGKTMTASALAGELHLPLFTIVLDGLITKFMGETAGKLRLVFDAMQATRGVYFFDEFDAIGARRGERQDVGEIRRVLNSFLQFLEQDDSHSLIIAATNHPELLDRALFRRFDDVIEYAVPDRPIIEALLRARLDRFDTRGLAWNEAISQAERLSQAEITRAADDAAKTIILRGGKRITSEALIDALKERRQASLFE, encoded by the coding sequence TCTATCGCGATGCAGCTTGCTGCGCATGAGGCACGTCAAGGCCATGGTAAGCTTGCTCAGGAGCTCAAGGATCTGGTCGACGCAGCCAAGAGCAGGGACGCCCGGATTGTCAAGAGCAGTCGGCCGGTTCCCCTTTTTCAGCCAAAGGGCGAGCTCGCAGGGCTCCTGCATGTGCGCTATCCGGACCTGCGACTGACCGACATGATTTTGCCGGACAGTCTGCGCTCGCGCCTGCACCGCGTGCTGGGAGAGCAGCGCCAACAAGCAAGCTTGCGCGAGCACGGGCTTGTTCCCCGTCGCAAACTGCTTCTGGTCGGCCCGCCAGGATCAGGCAAGACGATGACCGCATCGGCATTGGCCGGGGAGCTTCATCTGCCCCTTTTCACGATCGTCCTCGATGGTTTGATCACCAAGTTCATGGGAGAGACTGCCGGAAAGCTGCGGCTTGTTTTTGATGCAATGCAGGCGACGCGGGGCGTCTACTTCTTTGACGAATTCGATGCCATCGGCGCGCGTCGAGGCGAACGCCAGGATGTTGGCGAGATTCGGCGCGTGCTGAATTCGTTTCTGCAGTTTCTCGAGCAAGACGACAGCCACAGCCTGATTATTGCGGCAACAAATCATCCCGAGCTGCTCGACAGAGCTTTGTTCCGCCGTTTCGACGATGTCATCGAATACGCCGTGCCCGATCGGCCGATTATAGAGGCGCTGCTTCGGGCTCGACTCGACCGCTTCGACACCAGAGGGCTTGCCTGGAACGAGGCGATCTCTCAGGCAGAGAGACTGTCGCAGGCCGAGATCACGCGCGCGGCCGACGACGCTGCAAAAACCATCATATTGCGGGGGGGGAAGCGGATCACCTCGGAAGCGCTCATCGACGCTCTGAAGGAACGCCGGCAGGCGTCGCTGTTTGAGTAG